Sequence from the Bryobacteraceae bacterium genome:
CGGGATACGCGTCGAGGTACACCTTGGCGACGGCGCCCTTCGTGAGCGCCGCGACATCCGGTTCGTTGACCATCACGTCGACGACCATCGACGACGGATCGAAGATACGCAGGACGGGCTGGCCGGGATACATCTGGTCGCCTTCCTGCGGCGGCCCCATGGTTCCTGCGCGCCATGTGTTTTCCAGCGCCACCATGCCATCCTGCGGGGCAGCAATGGATAGCTTCGCGAGGTTGCTTTTGATGCGCTCGATTCCGACGTTCTGCCGCTCGATCTTGAGATCGAGGATGCGGACGGCGGCGGCCTCTTCCTTCTCGTGCGCGGCGTGAGCCCTTTCGAGAACGGCGACCGAGGCCTCGGCCGTGGCCGCCTTGATCTCGTTCTGGCGTTTGACGATGTCGGCGAGGACGGGCCCCTTCTTGAGTTGAATGCGCGCTTTGGCGAGTTCGGCCTCGGCTTCGCGAATGAGAGACAGCCGCTTGGCCGAATCGCTGCGCGCCTTGGCGACACGCTCTTCCTTCTGGTGAGTAAGTTCCTCGAGTTTCGCCTGTGCTTCGCGAGCTTCGTCGAGCATGGTAGTCGAGTCAAATTCGATGATCGGCATTCCCTTTTCGACCCGGGCGCCGTTCGGAGCAAGTTCCGTGAGAGTAAGCTGGCTGCGCTGCGCGGCGATGGAGGGGACTCGAATCGAGAGGGCCTTGAGCGCTTGCACGGCGCCGGTGGCGCGGAACTGAGCAGGCCCTGCGCGCGACGGAGCGGGAACGTCCGAACCGGCCGCCTGAACACTGCGCGGGGCCGGCGGGGGCGCCCCGGAGCAGGCGGCGAAAAGAATCGCCGCAGCCGTCCAGGATCGTGACGGACCAAGCCGGTTCCTCGAGTGCATCCCGGGCCTCCCTGTGGCCGAAAAAACTGAATCCCGTCCCTGCTGTCCGGTTAGACGCGCGAGGGGCGGGATTCGTTTACGAAAATCAGGAATTTTCGGGCGGTTGAGTGATCAGGCGCCGCCGCCGGGAGGCGGCCCGCCGCCTGGGGGAGGTCCGCCGCCGGGAGGAGCGCCACCGCCAGGGCCGCCACCGCCCTGCGTCTGGTCGGGCGAACTGCCGAGGCTCAGGTCAACGACGAGCTTTGCGTCGGCTTCGATCCAACCGCTCCTCTCGCGCAGAGTCGTCAGGAGGAGCGATCCGGCGTTGGAGACGGTGGTGGACCCGAGACTTGACCCGCCGGAGTAGATGCCGTCGGTGGAGTTCCGGGTATCACGCAACCCGCGCGCCGAGTAAGGTTCGGCCCGGTAGACGCGATCGGTAAAATCCTCGTCGAAGAAGAACTGGCTCGTGAACTCATAAGTTTCCGAGTAATTGCTGATAGTGCGGATCTTGACGTGAATATGAACCGCCCTCCCCTGGTACCAGCCCGGATACACGGTGTAGAAGTAGACGTTGCCGCCACGGTTGGTCATCTGGTAGCCGCGGAGGAATTTGCTTCCGGTGGAGTTATTCTGGCCAACGTCGGAATAGACGCCGGCCGCATCGCAATGCCAGATGTCGACCACGGCGCCCACGAGCGGCGCTACGGCGCAGTTGGAGAGTTGCGAGACATTGATCGCCAGACTCAGCGGCACGCCGGACGAAAGGACACCGGTAGCCGGGTCCGTGCGGATGTCGCCACGGTGGAGATCTTCGTCGACGAAGTACGGCCCCTCCGTGAGCGCGGGCGAGGAGAGGATCGTACACTCCTGGGCGTCGGCGGGATTCGGGCGGCCGAGGCGCCAGCCGCCGAGCGCGGCTCCACCCAGCGCTTGCAGCGCACGCCGGCGTGGAACGGAAAAGGGGTTCGAAATTGCCATCGATCTCGATTGTACGGGCGGAACCGGCCAGGGAGGAGTAAAACTGTGTAAAGCCCCTTCGCGCCTCTCGGTGCGGTTAGAATGGAAACGTTGAGGCCCTTCGATCCGCTCCTGCGGAATGCGCATCTGGCCACGGTTGCCGCGTCGTTCTGGCCGCGGCATCTCGACGAGGCGCGATTTCCCGTGGAAGCGAGACTCTTCCATACTGAACCGGAGACACGCATCCTGGTGCATGTGCAGCGACCGTCGGCTACGCCGCCGGACGGGGTGGTCCGCGAGGTCGTGTTGGTGCATGGGCTCGAAGCGTCGTCGGAGGCGCCTTACATGCGGAGCCTGGCGCAGACGCTGCTCGAAGCCGGCTACTGGGTGCATCGAATGAATATCCGTTCCTGCGGCGGAACGGAGTTTCTTTGCCGGACGCTGTATCATGCCGGATTCACGCAGGACCTGTTCGCGTATCTGGCGGACCTGGACCGGCAGAGGCGCACGCCGGTTCACCTGGTCGGGTTTTCCCTCGGCGGGAATATTGTGCTTAAGTTCGCCGGGCAGTTGGGGCGGGACGCATTTCGGCTGCTCGCTTCGGTGACGGCGGTCTCGACCCCGATAGACCTGGCGGCGTGTACGGAGCGGTTGAACGCGCCTGTGAACTGGGTCTACCAGCGGCGCTTCCTGCGATCCATGAAGGCGCGGCTGGAGTTGCGGCGCAAAGTGCTCGGGGAGTTACTGACCGCGCCGCCGGCGGAGATCCGCGGGCTGCGGAGCGTGTACGATCTCGACGATCGCGTGACGGCGCCCGCTTTCGGATTCGCGTCGGCGGAGGCATACTACGAGTCCGAGTCCGCGCGGAATTTCGTGGGCGGGATTCGGGTGCCGTGTTTGCTGGTACAGGCGCAGGACGACCCGATGATTCCGTTCGAGGTGTTCCGCGCAGCGGGAGTGGAGGCGAACCGGGCGATCAAGATGGTGACGCCGGAGCATGGCGGGCATATCGGGTTTCTGGCGCGGCGGGGTCCGCGGATTTGGGTGGACGCTGTGATCCGGGATTGGATCGGGCGTCAGGAGGAGTAACTTACGGCGCGGCTTCCGGCGAGTTGGCCGGAGGCGGCGGCGGTAGGCGCACGGGCGGCATGGTTTCGATGCGCGGCTGCTCCTGGCGCGTCTTGGCCGGCGCCGGATGCAAGCGCGCGAAGTCCTCGCCGCGGATGACGTAATACCAGTCTGCGAACTTCGCGTCGAGGGCGTCGGCTTGCGCCTGGACGCCAGGGTCTTTCGCGGATACCGTGACAAAAAGGTAGCGATTTTCCCTGGGCTTGGCGGCGCCGGCGGCGCTGGTTGAATCCGTCACCACCTCGCCGAATCGGAGGACGTAGGTCAAACCTTTCGACGTGTCGGCGAGCAGTTCGCCCTCGTTCGAAAGCAGCATACCCGTGGGAGCGATGAAGTAGCCCCGCTGCCGCAGGCTCATCACCGTGTCGAGCGTGAGTTCGAGCCGCTTCTTCTTGAGCTGCTCGGCCAGTTCCGGCGGTTTCGGCCGCGCGCCCACCACTCTCAACGATGCCATCGTGTTCGCAATGGCATTGGCCTGCGCGGACCATGTGCCACCGTCGCGCGCCATTACCATTCGTTGGAGATTCGCGATGCGCCCGAACTGCTCGTCGATCTGGTAGGAGTTGAGCGTCAGCTTCAGGATGTCGGCGGCGCGCACACGGAGTAAGTTGGCCTCCACCCAATCTGCGAATTCGGCCGAGGGATCGGCGGCGGTCTTCACCTCGTAGGTTCGCTTCTGCCCGGGGAGGCGGGCGTAGCGGTAACCTTCCTTCTCTTTCACCTTGTTTCCCAGGACGATCTCGGCCAGTTTCAGCCCGCCGGCGTCGCGCAGGGTGACGCGCTTTCCGCGACCGGTGAGGCTGGCGTTCTTGGCGTCGAGCGGATCGATGACGCTGTAGCTCGCCTGGTCTTCCCACCGATCCGACACGGGGGCTTCTTTCTTCAGATCGACCAGCGCCGCCGCCGTGGACGCCATTTGCTGTTTCGCCTCGGCCGGATAATCGCCATGGGACGTGATCACATAGCGGCCCTTGCGCAGCTCCACTTTGAGCGGGCGCGCCACGGCCTCGGTTTCGTCGTAGTCCACCACTTCGATGGCCGCGACCTTGGAAGCGTCGCGGAAGCCGGGGAAGAACTCTTCGCCGGTATCGGAAAAGATCTCCGACGATGCGGTTTCCGGTGAGAACGACGCCGCCGTCACCACCAGGGCAAGGGCCCCGGCCACGAACAGAAGGGTGCGTGCGAACTCGGATCTCACGATGCGGTCTCCGCGCCGGGACGCACCAGCCGGTCCGTGGAGATTCGCGCGCGCTCGCGGGCGATCTTTCGCGCCGACATGATCAAGAACAAGAGGAACGCCGGAATCGGCGGCAGCGTTACCGCGAGCAGCTTGATGGTGTTCTGAATGCCGCGGACGGAGGTCTCCATGCGGGCGCGGGCGTCTTCCATCTCGCGGCGGCGCTCGTCCTCAATGTTGGTGCGCGCCACTTGGAGACGCCGGTTCTCGGCGGACTCGATGTTGGCGATCATAATCTGCTTGGCCTGGTCGTCCAGGTCGGAACGCGCACGGACGGTGGCTACTGCGGCGTCGAGCCGGGCCTGCGCCTCCTGGATCCGCTTTTCGGCGAGCACGGCGGCGCCCTGCGAGTCGGCGTCGCGCTTGGCTTCGAACTCACGTGTCCGGGCTTCCACGGCTTCGAGCGTGCGGTGCTTCGGGCGGCGCTTGCGGAGAGCGATGAAGCCTTCGTCGCCGGCGAGCGAATCGACGGCATTCAGCGCGAAGGTGACGTTGTCGAAGTTCATGTTCTCCACGCCGCGGCGGCGGATCTGGAAGAACTCTTCGCCGATGATGTCGACATCGGCGACGACAACCGCGTTGCGGCCAGGTCCCTTCACCCGCGCGGCAAGCATGTAAGTCTCGCCATCCGGTTTGTGGGGCAACCCCTGCGCCATCGCCGTGCCGAAGATACTACGCTGGACGAGCTGGCTCCAGCGCAGCGTGCCGGACGCTTTGCCGGTTTCGATGAGCGGAGTTACCTTCAGCTTCTCGTCGTTCCGGCTCTTGAGCATTCCGGGATAGAGCAGCACGGCTTCCTGCAGGCCGGAGCTGACCGGGTCCGCGGCGGAAAATCCATCCTTGCCGGCGAAGACCGCTTCCGGAGGCAGAGACCGCAACTGCGGATGCGGGTTATAGGTATCCCATACGACGCGGTTCGAGTCCCAATCAATGCCTAGGGAGCGCAAAAGCGGACGGAGGTCGGCGGGCGAACGATCCTCCTCGGCCTGGGGCGAGAGCTGTAGGTTAAACGCGGGCAGCGGGTCCACCAGGATCATGACGGCCTTGCCCTTGTCGGCGTAGTCCTTGAGGCGCGACACCTGCGCCGCGTTGAGCGCGTGGGGGAGCGCGGCGATGACGACGTCGAGGTTATCGGGGTAGCCGGTGTCGGCGGACACCTCGGATACCTCGTACTGCTTCTTCAACTCCGCGACGATGGACCATTCGGGAGATTGCCGCCGTGCCTGAAAGTCGAATCCACCGAACAGCCGCGCCGGTGTTTGGAGGATACCCACCCTGCGGCGTCCAGCCTTCGACACCACGCGGATCGAACGCATCAACTCATATTCCACCGGCAATCCGCGGTCGAACGCCGGGATCACGAACTCCTCGGCTCCGCACGTGAACACGAGCGCCAGGAATATCTCGTTCACCGACGAAGCGCTCTCTTCGGTGGCGGCCACGCGGAAGGGCTCAATGCCGTATCGTTCGCGCGCCTCGCGGGCTTCCGGCGAGTACTTCACGGTTTCGACGATCCGGACGTTGACGCGTTCGCGCCCGAGCGCGGCGAACTCCCGGAGAAACTGCAGCAGGTTGTTGCGCACGTCGAGATAGGCGCGCGGCACTTCGGGGCTGAGATACGCCTGGATGGAAACCGGACGCTTCGCGTCGAGCGACTGGATCAGCTTCTTCGTGTCGGGCGAGAGCGAATGCACCTGCTCGCTGGTGACGTCAAGGCGCGCGCCGGCGCGGCCGGCGATCACGGAAAGCGCGAAGGCGGCGGCCACGAGGGCGCACGCGCGGACGGCATAGTGCAGCCCGATCACCTTCGCGCGCCAGCGCGGACGGCCGGCGAGTTTCACGTTGAGATACAACACGGCGGCGGCCAACGCGGCGAAGTAGACCAGCGAGCCGGTGGTGACCACGCCGTCCGCCAGGTCACGAAACTGTTCCACTGCGGAAAGCTGTTCGGCCAGCCGCTGCGCCCCGCCCGTGACGATTGCCCCCGCCTGGCGGAGAAACACCGGCAGTCCGCAAAGCGCCGCGCCCAGAATGAACGCCACGGTGAGGTTAGCGGTCAACTGGGAAGCAAGCAGCCCGAGCGGCAACAGCGAGGCGCCAAGGAGCCAGTAGCCCGCGTAGGTGGCGGCGAGCATCCCGGCATCCGGCGAGCCGAGCCAGGAGAGGACTACCACGTGGCTCAGCGAGAACACCAGGGCCACGGTGTAGATGGCCAGGCCAGCGAAGTACTTGCCGAGCACGAGTTCGGAGTCGCGGGCAGGCAGCGTCAGGATCAATTCCTCGGTGCCCTGGCGGCGCTCTTCGGCCCAGAGGCCCATGGTGATGGCCGGGACGAGAAACACCAGGAGATAAGGAAACCAGGCGTTCAACTGGTCCAGGTTACAGAGGTTATTCAGGAAGAAGCGTTCCTGCCAGAAGGCGGCCACGGCGCTGAGAAACACAAAAAGCGTAATGAAGACATAACCGGTGGGAGAGCCGAAGTAGGAGAACAGCTCCCGCTGAGCCACGGCGGCAATTACTCCGGCGCGCGGCATCTAGCTGGCCTCCGGAAGAGGAAGCTGCCCACCGGATGAATCCGTCTCCGCCGGGCCCGCGTTGGTGAGCGAGTAGAAGGCTTCGTCGAGCGAGGGTCCGTGCTCGAGCAAGCCGTCCGGCGGACCGTCGAATACAACCCGCCCGGCGTTGATCATCACCACGCGGTCCGCCACGGCCTCCACTTCCTGCAGGATGTGCGTGGAGAGCAGCACGGTCTTTGTTTTGCCGAGCGCGCGGATCAGCTCGCGCACGCCGCGGATCTGGTTTGGGTCAAGCCCGGTGGTCGGCTCGTCCATGATCAGAACGTCGGGCTCGTGGAGCAGCACCTGGGCCATGCCGACGCGCTGGCGAAATCCCTTGGAGAGCTTCGAAATCGGCTTTTCGAGCACCTCTTCGAGGAAACATTGGCCGACGACGGCGTCGATGCGGGCGCGCAGGCGTTCCCCGCCCATCCCTCGCGCCCGGCCGAAGAACCGCAGCAGGCCAAGGGGTGTCATGTCGGCGTAAAGCGGTCCGTTCTCGGGCAGGTAGCCGAGGCGGGCGGCGCTTTCGAGCCGATGGGTGTGAACGTCGAACCCGGCGATGCGCGCCTCGCCCGACGTCGGCGCCGCGTAGCCGGTGAGGAGCTTCATCGTGGTGGACTTCCCTGCCCCGTTGGGCCCCAAGAACGCGCACACTTGTCCTTCGGGCACCGTGAACGATACGTCGCGGACGGCCGCGAAATCGCCATAAAACTTCGAGAGGCCGATGGCCTCGATCATGCCGGCCACTTCGAAAAGATTATAACGTGCCGGCGGCGTTTCTCCACATACACACGGCCGTGTCAGCGGGCACACGGGAGGCGGCAGGCGGCCCTGCGCGTTCAACCACTTAGCAGATGGACTCGGCCGTGCCTCAGCAGAGGCATGGAGCCGCTTGTACTTGCCCCCGAAAGCCCGTCGCCCCGGCCGCGACCAGGGATGCCGATTCCGGAGCCCGAACCGCCGCGCAGCGCCTTCGACCTTTGCTTCGGCATCATACTGCCGTTCGCCGCCATCGCGGTGGAACTGCTCACCAGGCTGTGCGCGTCGGCGCTGTTCGATCCGCTGCCGACGCCGGTTCACGTGGCGGCTGCGCTCGTGGCTCCGATCTCGGCGCTCGCCATCTGGCTGCGGGTGCGCTGGCCGGCGGGCCTTGTCGCATGGACGAACGCGGCCGCGCTCACGATTTCCGCTTCCTACGCGATCCGGTTTCTGCCGCTGGTTCCCTTGGGGATCCTGGGCTCGGTGATGCTGCTGGGCCTGCTTCCGCTGGCGCCGTTTTTCGCGTTCGCCACAGCCGTCCGGCAACGGCGCGCGTTGGAGAAGCCGGTTCGCCCGTTGTGGCAGAGCGTCCCGGTGGTGCTGATCGTGTTGCTGGCGGCGAGCCTGCCGCAACTGGTGACACGGGGAATGCTTCACTGGTCATTGGACGCGCCGGAGCGCGAAGGCGAAGCGGCGCGGATCATCCGGCTGGTCGGCAGCGAGAGCGCGCTGTTCGAAGCCACGCGCGCCCGCGGCCAATCGCCGTTCGAACTCTTCGCGGACCGCATCCCGCCAGCCCACGCTCGCTCCCTCTACTACCGCGTCACCGGTGAAAACTCCGATCGGAAACCGGTGGAGCGATGGCACTCGCTTTGGGACGCGCATGTGGGGACGTCCACCGTCGGCGGCGCCCTCGCGGACCTGGCAATGGATTCCTCGCAGATCGATGCGTCCATCGATCCGGTGGCGGCGCTCGGCTACTACGAGTGGACCATGACGTTCCACAACAGCGGCGCGGCGCAACGGGAGGCGCGAGCAGTGATGCAGTTGCCAAGCGGCGGAGTTGTGTCGCGGGCCACACTGTGGATCAACGGCGAGCCTCGCGAGGCCGCATTCGGCGGGCGGGCGGCGACCACGGCTGCCTACCGGAAAGTGGTGAGCGCGCGGAGGGACCCGCTGCTGGTGACCACGGCCGGTCCGGACCGCGTGCTGGTGCAGTGCTTCCCGGTGCCGGCCAACGGTGAAATGAAGATCCGCATCGGCGTGACGGCGCCGGTGCTGGAAGGTCCGGTGATGCTGCCTTACTTCGAGGAGCTGAACTTCACGCCGCCGGCAGCGCACTCGGTTTGGATCGACTCTGCGCGGCAGACGCTGCGGACGCGGGTGGCGGACCGCGATTTGCGGCGTCCGCTGCACGGTTGGAAATCGGCTACTCCGGCGACGCTCGCGTGGACCCCGGATCCGTTCGCGCCCGGACACGTTGTGCGGCAGCGCATTGTGGAGGCGCCTCGGCGCAGCTTCGGGAAGCTGATCTACGTGGTGGACGGATCCGCGGCGATGGCGCCCTACGCGGAAGCCCTCGGGCGGCAGTTGCGCGGCGAGATCATCCTCGCATCGGATGAAGTCCGCACGGTTTCCAGATTGTCGGCGGGCGATTTCGCGGGCGGCGCCGACAACGTGCCCGCGCTGCTGGCGGCGCAGGACCGGGCGTTGGCGGAGCCTGATGCGGCGATCGTGTGGATCCACGGGCCGCAATCGGTGGCGCTGAGCAATCCGGATCCGCTACGGCAGTTCTGGACGCGGCGTCCGGGGAACACTCCGCTTTATTCGATCCAGCTCGAAGCGGGTCCGCACCCGGTGCTAGCGGCGCTGGACGGGCTCAGCGATATCCACGTGCTGCGCGCGGACCCGGATCGTGTGATTGGCTACTTCGAAGACAACACGCCGGAGCGGCGGGCCGTGCTCGAGCGGATTCGAGCACGGACCTCGCATGGGCATCGGACGTCGGCGCACCTGGCGCGATTGTGGGCGTTCGGCGAGTCGGCGCGTGCGTCCGACGCCGCGCTCGCCGCCACCTACCAACTGGTGACGCCGCTCACCGGGGCGGTGGTGCTCGAATCGGCGGCGCAGCATCAGGAAGCGGGCCTCGCGCCCGCCGCGCCGGCGACCGTGCCCACCGTCCCGGAGCCGGAGACCTGGGCGCTGATGCTGGTTTCGCTGGGGGCGCTGCTGTACGCGATGCACCGGAGGCAGGCCGCATGAACGGGCTGGCGGTAGCAACGATGCAGGCGGCGGCGATGTGGCCGGCGTGGATCTGGTACGGGCGGCGGCTCACCGACGGGTCCGACGGCGCGTGGTCCGCGATGGCGCTGGCGGCATTCGCGGCGCTGCTGGCCGCTGTGCCGGCGTCGAAGGGGAAGCGGATTCCATTGGCCGGGCCGATCGCGCTAATGGTAGTCTACGCCGCAGCCGCAATGGCGCTGCCGCCGATCTTCGGGTGCGCGGCGGCGTTGCTGGCGGTTGGATCCACGCTGGCGCGATGGCGGCTTGGTCCAGGCGTCCATTGGCCGATGCTGGCGCTGGCCGTGCTCGGAGCGCCGATGGTCGCCTCGCTCGATTTCACGTGCGGGTTCCCGCTGCGATTCCTGGCGGCGAAGGCGACGGCGGCGCTGCTGGCGCTGGGCGGGCTTTCGGTGGCGCCGGAAGGGACGCTGCTGCGATGGGGCGCGGGGATCGTCGAGATCGACGCGCCGTGCTCCGGGGCCCGGATGCTCTACGCGGGATTGTTCCTCACAGCGGCGCTGGCCGCGTGGCGGCGGCTGTCGCTCGCGCGGACCGCGGCTGCGTTCGCCGTCGCGCTGCCGGCCATCGTCGCCGCCAACGTCTTCCGTTCGACGGGGCTGTTCTTCGTCGAGACGGGGCTCATCGAGCTTCCGGCCGTCGCGCATCCGGCGCTCGGCGTAATGGTATTCGGATTGCTGTCAATTTTCCTGCTACGCGCGAACCGACACCTCGCCGGAGCTCTCCAGACAAGATGAAAAACCGGACGCTGTTCCTCGTCGTCTGCGGCGCTGCCGCGATGCTCCCGCTCATGTCGGGCCACTTCACCACGGAACGCGAGAGTTCGGCCGGATTCCCCGGTTGGTCCAGCGAGTGGCGCGGAGCGCCGTTGAAGAGAGTCCCGCTCGGCGACCGAGAGCAGCGGCTGGCGGACGGGTTTCC
This genomic interval carries:
- a CDS encoding VIT domain-containing protein; this encodes MPIPEPEPPRSAFDLCFGIILPFAAIAVELLTRLCASALFDPLPTPVHVAAALVAPISALAIWLRVRWPAGLVAWTNAAALTISASYAIRFLPLVPLGILGSVMLLGLLPLAPFFAFATAVRQRRALEKPVRPLWQSVPVVLIVLLAASLPQLVTRGMLHWSLDAPEREGEAARIIRLVGSESALFEATRARGQSPFELFADRIPPAHARSLYYRVTGENSDRKPVERWHSLWDAHVGTSTVGGALADLAMDSSQIDASIDPVAALGYYEWTMTFHNSGAAQREARAVMQLPSGGVVSRATLWINGEPREAAFGGRAATTAAYRKVVSARRDPLLVTTAGPDRVLVQCFPVPANGEMKIRIGVTAPVLEGPVMLPYFEELNFTPPAAHSVWIDSARQTLRTRVADRDLRRPLHGWKSATPATLAWTPDPFAPGHVVRQRIVEAPRRSFGKLIYVVDGSAAMAPYAEALGRQLRGEIILASDEVRTVSRLSAGDFAGGADNVPALLAAQDRALAEPDAAIVWIHGPQSVALSNPDPLRQFWTRRPGNTPLYSIQLEAGPHPVLAALDGLSDIHVLRADPDRVIGYFEDNTPERRAVLERIRARTSHGHRTSAHLARLWAFGESARASDAALAATYQLVTPLTGAVVLESAAQHQEAGLAPAAPATVPTVPEPETWALMLVSLGALLYAMHRRQAA
- a CDS encoding DUF4340 domain-containing protein — translated: MRSEFARTLLFVAGALALVVTAASFSPETASSEIFSDTGEEFFPGFRDASKVAAIEVVDYDETEAVARPLKVELRKGRYVITSHGDYPAEAKQQMASTAAALVDLKKEAPVSDRWEDQASYSVIDPLDAKNASLTGRGKRVTLRDAGGLKLAEIVLGNKVKEKEGYRYARLPGQKRTYEVKTAADPSAEFADWVEANLLRVRAADILKLTLNSYQIDEQFGRIANLQRMVMARDGGTWSAQANAIANTMASLRVVGARPKPPELAEQLKKKRLELTLDTVMSLRQRGYFIAPTGMLLSNEGELLADTSKGLTYVLRFGEVVTDSTSAAGAAKPRENRYLFVTVSAKDPGVQAQADALDAKFADWYYVIRGEDFARLHPAPAKTRQEQPRIETMPPVRLPPPPPANSPEAAP
- a CDS encoding Gldg family protein, with protein sequence MPRAGVIAAVAQRELFSYFGSPTGYVFITLFVFLSAVAAFWQERFFLNNLCNLDQLNAWFPYLLVFLVPAITMGLWAEERRQGTEELILTLPARDSELVLGKYFAGLAIYTVALVFSLSHVVVLSWLGSPDAGMLAATYAGYWLLGASLLPLGLLASQLTANLTVAFILGAALCGLPVFLRQAGAIVTGGAQRLAEQLSAVEQFRDLADGVVTTGSLVYFAALAAAVLYLNVKLAGRPRWRAKVIGLHYAVRACALVAAAFALSVIAGRAGARLDVTSEQVHSLSPDTKKLIQSLDAKRPVSIQAYLSPEVPRAYLDVRNNLLQFLREFAALGRERVNVRIVETVKYSPEAREARERYGIEPFRVAATEESASSVNEIFLALVFTCGAEEFVIPAFDRGLPVEYELMRSIRVVSKAGRRRVGILQTPARLFGGFDFQARRQSPEWSIVAELKKQYEVSEVSADTGYPDNLDVVIAALPHALNAAQVSRLKDYADKGKAVMILVDPLPAFNLQLSPQAEEDRSPADLRPLLRSLGIDWDSNRVVWDTYNPHPQLRSLPPEAVFAGKDGFSAADPVSSGLQEAVLLYPGMLKSRNDEKLKVTPLIETGKASGTLRWSQLVQRSIFGTAMAQGLPHKPDGETYMLAARVKGPGRNAVVVADVDIIGEEFFQIRRRGVENMNFDNVTFALNAVDSLAGDEGFIALRKRRPKHRTLEAVEARTREFEAKRDADSQGAAVLAEKRIQEAQARLDAAVATVRARSDLDDQAKQIMIANIESAENRRLQVARTNIEDERRREMEDARARMETSVRGIQNTIKLLAVTLPPIPAFLLFLIMSARKIARERARISTDRLVRPGAETAS
- a CDS encoding ABC transporter ATP-binding protein, which produces MIEAIGLSKFYGDFAAVRDVSFTVPEGQVCAFLGPNGAGKSTTMKLLTGYAAPTSGEARIAGFDVHTHRLESAARLGYLPENGPLYADMTPLGLLRFFGRARGMGGERLRARIDAVVGQCFLEEVLEKPISKLSKGFRQRVGMAQVLLHEPDVLIMDEPTTGLDPNQIRGVRELIRALGKTKTVLLSTHILQEVEAVADRVVMINAGRVVFDGPPDGLLEHGPSLDEAFYSLTNAGPAETDSSGGQLPLPEAS
- a CDS encoding alpha/beta fold hydrolase; protein product: MRPFDPLLRNAHLATVAASFWPRHLDEARFPVEARLFHTEPETRILVHVQRPSATPPDGVVREVVLVHGLEASSEAPYMRSLAQTLLEAGYWVHRMNIRSCGGTEFLCRTLYHAGFTQDLFAYLADLDRQRRTPVHLVGFSLGGNIVLKFAGQLGRDAFRLLASVTAVSTPIDLAACTERLNAPVNWVYQRRFLRSMKARLELRRKVLGELLTAPPAEIRGLRSVYDLDDRVTAPAFGFASAEAYYESESARNFVGGIRVPCLLVQAQDDPMIPFEVFRAAGVEANRAIKMVTPEHGGHIGFLARRGPRIWVDAVIRDWIGRQEE
- a CDS encoding efflux RND transporter periplasmic adaptor subunit, producing MHSRNRLGPSRSWTAAAILFAACSGAPPPAPRSVQAAGSDVPAPSRAGPAQFRATGAVQALKALSIRVPSIAAQRSQLTLTELAPNGARVEKGMPIIEFDSTTMLDEAREAQAKLEELTHQKEERVAKARSDSAKRLSLIREAEAELAKARIQLKKGPVLADIVKRQNEIKAATAEASVAVLERAHAAHEKEEAAAVRILDLKIERQNVGIERIKSNLAKLSIAAPQDGMVALENTWRAGTMGPPQEGDQMYPGQPVLRIFDPSSMVVDVMVNEPDVAALTKGAVAKVYLDAYPDAAFTARLEAASPVATAALNTPVRAFAARFRVDQQDPRLLPDLSASLEIAPAPPGAAQ
- a CDS encoding archaeosortase/exosortase family protein, which translates into the protein MNGLAVATMQAAAMWPAWIWYGRRLTDGSDGAWSAMALAAFAALLAAVPASKGKRIPLAGPIALMVVYAAAAMALPPIFGCAAALLAVGSTLARWRLGPGVHWPMLALAVLGAPMVASLDFTCGFPLRFLAAKATAALLALGGLSVAPEGTLLRWGAGIVEIDAPCSGARMLYAGLFLTAALAAWRRLSLARTAAAFAVALPAIVAANVFRSTGLFFVETGLIELPAVAHPALGVMVFGLLSIFLLRANRHLAGALQTR